One Pirellulales bacterium genomic window carries:
- a CDS encoding extracellular solute-binding protein: MRPSLPLACRIALAAAALLFTGCPKPLEPPANSAPPHPAVVRLAVVGDPALAKQIARVKGEWKARSGADIEIREMSVEELSAAKPLATDAVIYPADELGSLAERGSIRPLSAAWLERGGFRKSEVFEPGGLAEAQWGEQTYAIPFGSPVFVVFYRRDLFDRFHLAPPRTWADYQRLIESFGDHKKDLPELSAAAFEPLASGWAGRVLLARAAAYAKHRDYYATLFDNETMAPQIASLPFVRALEELVAAAKSNAAACLAATPAEARRAFLSGQCTMAMSWPTAADSSSGLSAESRGPNPESVLPGFAELPGSTEVYSPKTKSWQLLQADDSSDPRSAISETRVPSPVSRVPLLAISGRLGSVAKESASGEFAFQLLAWLSGDEWSGQICPASPATTLFRRVHLGQPGRWVEPQIPPAAAKEYAEVVVHSFSQSQWLESPRIPGHAEYMSALDDAVRSAVEGKQSAAEALNSAADRWRAITTRIGLDSQRAAYTRSLGLEP, from the coding sequence ATGCGACCATCCTTACCCCTGGCTTGCCGAATCGCCTTGGCGGCCGCCGCGCTGCTGTTCACCGGATGCCCGAAACCGCTGGAGCCGCCGGCGAATTCGGCCCCGCCGCACCCGGCCGTCGTGCGGCTAGCGGTCGTCGGCGATCCCGCGCTGGCGAAGCAGATCGCTCGCGTGAAGGGAGAATGGAAAGCCCGTTCGGGCGCGGATATCGAGATCCGCGAGATGTCTGTGGAGGAACTGTCCGCGGCCAAACCGCTTGCGACCGACGCGGTGATTTACCCGGCCGACGAACTTGGCTCGTTGGCCGAGCGTGGTTCGATCCGCCCGCTGAGCGCGGCATGGCTCGAGCGCGGAGGGTTTCGCAAGTCGGAAGTCTTCGAGCCGGGCGGATTGGCCGAGGCCCAGTGGGGAGAGCAAACATATGCGATTCCCTTCGGCTCGCCGGTGTTCGTCGTCTTCTATCGTCGCGATCTGTTCGACCGTTTTCATCTCGCACCGCCGAGGACTTGGGCCGATTACCAACGGCTGATCGAGTCCTTCGGCGACCACAAGAAAGACCTGCCGGAATTGTCGGCGGCGGCATTCGAGCCGCTCGCCTCCGGCTGGGCAGGAAGAGTGCTACTTGCCCGAGCGGCGGCATACGCCAAGCATCGCGACTACTACGCGACTCTCTTCGACAACGAAACGATGGCGCCGCAAATCGCTTCGCTACCGTTCGTGCGCGCGCTCGAGGAACTTGTCGCCGCGGCAAAATCGAACGCGGCCGCCTGTCTCGCGGCCACCCCCGCCGAAGCCCGCCGTGCATTTCTCTCTGGCCAGTGCACCATGGCCATGAGCTGGCCGACCGCCGCAGATTCTTCCTCTGGATTGAGTGCCGAATCCCGAGGCCCCAACCCCGAATCCGTTCTCCCCGGCTTCGCCGAACTCCCCGGCTCGACCGAGGTCTACAGTCCGAAGACCAAGTCGTGGCAGCTCCTCCAAGCCGACGACAGTTCCGATCCGCGATCCGCGATTTCGGAAACACGAGTCCCGAGTCCCGTTTCCCGAGTACCGCTTCTCGCCATCTCCGGGCGTCTCGGTTCCGTCGCGAAGGAAAGCGCCTCGGGCGAGTTCGCCTTTCAATTGCTCGCCTGGCTGTCGGGCGATGAATGGAGCGGGCAAATCTGTCCGGCGAGCCCGGCAACGACGCTCTTTCGCCGCGTTCATCTCGGCCAACCGGGGCGCTGGGTCGAGCCGCAGATTCCGCCCGCGGCCGCCAAAGAATATGCTGAAGTGGTCGTTCATTCGTTTTCGCAATCGCAGTGGCTCGAGTCGCCGCGGATTCCCGGCCACGCCGAATACATGTCGGCGTTGGACGACGCGGTTCGCTCTGCCGTCGAAGGGAAACAATCCGCCGCCGAGGCGCTCAATTCAGCAGCCGACCGTTGGCGCGCGATCACCACCCGGATCGGCCTCGATTCGCAGCGCGCCGCATACACGCGCAGCCTGGGCTTGGAGCCATGA
- a CDS encoding penicillin acylase family protein, protein MRPLPLRHARRNLSAARDEYGVPHIRAASWSDALYGLGYLHGLDRPTQMLFARAIADGRSAELIRDRAELAETDRFFRRAGLFSRVEEESRALDPTVLADVAAYCEGVNDGMRDSGRSLPMWATGFRPSPWVEQSVLLIGNLLSFGGLAVGQQQNERLILELIQAGVDDAQLRELFSPLLDDADFELLRRVKISSQLSDEALELITDLPRLAGSNAWAVAPSRSASGSALLASDPHLEINRLPAIWYEAVLRWDDHYVLGATLPGCPLFAVARTEWLAWGVTYMKGDTSDYFIEDCRPGGATGWQYRRGEQWLDFALREETILHKGGVAESLRIHSNPQGTLDVDPEPTGPGLYLSTAWTGNEPGAGRSMATWVKIIGCRDAASAMDLARECAQPTLCWVFADRDGHIGMQGCGWFPKRGEGNSGLLPVPAWDERNHWKGRLPASLLPRIYDPPEGFVATANENVNPPGGPEFITLPVPAHRKRRIVERLSQLPKATLTDMQSLQYDVISVQARRLLEIFLPHLNGTAVTSRLANWDCSYHAGSLEATLFARLYRNVLLEIFGAAPNRKGGGIGWRRMLYLSSRAGFSTMVITLIDRLLDRETSLWWSDRDKGDLIRRAAERLTGEADQPWGEVNAFRFANRFFPPERVGRVLGFHSRQMPMPGCHATPFQGHLLTTAKRETSFAPSYHFVTDLGTDEAWTNLPGGPSESRFSQFYKNDIIRWQSGVYKRLAGTTNDE, encoded by the coding sequence ATGCGACCTTTGCCTCTCCGCCACGCACGCCGAAATCTGTCCGCCGCGCGTGACGAGTATGGCGTGCCGCATATCCGCGCCGCGTCGTGGTCCGACGCGCTCTACGGCTTGGGCTACCTGCACGGTCTCGATCGGCCGACACAGATGCTCTTCGCCCGAGCCATCGCCGACGGTCGCTCGGCCGAGTTGATCCGCGATCGAGCGGAATTGGCCGAGACCGACCGTTTCTTCCGCCGGGCTGGGCTGTTCTCGCGCGTCGAGGAAGAAAGTCGAGCGCTCGATCCGACTGTGCTCGCCGACGTTGCCGCCTATTGCGAAGGGGTCAACGACGGCATGCGCGATTCGGGACGGTCGCTGCCGATGTGGGCGACGGGGTTTCGTCCCAGTCCGTGGGTCGAGCAATCGGTCTTGCTGATCGGCAATTTGCTTAGCTTCGGCGGCTTGGCGGTCGGCCAGCAGCAGAACGAGCGGCTGATCCTCGAGTTGATCCAGGCGGGGGTCGATGACGCCCAGCTTCGCGAGCTGTTTTCGCCGCTCTTGGACGATGCCGATTTCGAGTTGTTGCGGCGGGTGAAGATTTCCAGCCAATTGTCCGACGAGGCCCTCGAGCTGATCACCGATCTGCCGCGGTTGGCCGGGAGCAACGCCTGGGCCGTCGCCCCGTCGCGCAGCGCGTCCGGCTCGGCCCTCTTGGCGTCTGATCCACATCTGGAGATCAACCGGCTGCCGGCGATTTGGTATGAAGCGGTGCTCCGCTGGGACGATCACTACGTGCTGGGGGCGACCTTGCCCGGTTGCCCGCTGTTTGCCGTCGCGCGCACCGAGTGGCTTGCTTGGGGCGTGACATATATGAAGGGGGACACGAGCGACTATTTCATTGAAGACTGCCGCCCCGGCGGAGCGACCGGCTGGCAATATCGCCGCGGCGAGCAATGGCTCGATTTCGCGCTCCGCGAGGAAACGATTCTGCACAAAGGCGGGGTCGCGGAATCGCTCCGCATCCACTCCAATCCGCAGGGCACTCTCGATGTCGATCCCGAGCCGACCGGGCCAGGGCTGTATCTCTCCACGGCTTGGACCGGAAACGAGCCCGGCGCGGGGCGCTCCATGGCCACTTGGGTGAAGATCATCGGTTGCCGAGACGCGGCCAGCGCCATGGACCTCGCACGCGAATGTGCCCAACCGACGCTGTGCTGGGTCTTCGCGGATCGCGACGGGCATATCGGTATGCAAGGTTGCGGCTGGTTCCCGAAGCGCGGCGAAGGCAACAGCGGGTTGCTCCCCGTGCCGGCGTGGGACGAGCGGAACCATTGGAAGGGCCGGTTGCCGGCGTCGCTACTGCCGCGGATTTACGACCCGCCCGAAGGCTTCGTCGCCACGGCCAATGAGAATGTGAATCCGCCCGGCGGCCCGGAGTTTATCACATTGCCTGTTCCCGCCCATCGCAAGCGGCGGATCGTCGAGCGGCTCTCCCAATTGCCCAAGGCGACCCTGACGGACATGCAGTCGTTGCAATACGACGTGATCAGCGTGCAAGCGCGGCGGCTGTTGGAAATCTTCCTGCCGCATTTGAACGGCACGGCGGTGACGTCGCGGCTGGCCAATTGGGATTGCAGCTATCACGCCGGCAGCCTCGAAGCGACATTGTTTGCTAGGCTCTATCGCAACGTGCTGTTGGAGATTTTCGGCGCCGCGCCGAATCGCAAAGGAGGCGGGATCGGCTGGCGGCGGATGCTTTATCTCTCGAGCCGCGCCGGCTTCTCCACGATGGTGATCACGCTGATCGACCGGCTGCTCGACCGCGAGACCTCGCTGTGGTGGAGTGATCGGGACAAAGGAGATCTGATTCGCCGAGCGGCGGAGCGGCTGACCGGCGAGGCGGACCAGCCCTGGGGCGAAGTGAACGCATTTCGCTTCGCCAATCGATTTTTTCCGCCGGAGCGCGTGGGCCGCGTGCTGGGATTCCACAGCCGCCAAATGCCGATGCCCGGCTGCCACGCGACGCCGTTTCAAGGGCATCTCCTGACGACCGCGAAGCGCGAGACGTCGTTTGCCCCGTCGTACCATTTCGTCACCGACCTCGGCACGGACGAGGCTTGGACCAATCTCCCCGGCGGACCCAGCGAAAGCCGCTTCTCGCAGTTCTACAAAAACGACATCATCCGCTGGCAAAGCGGCGTGTACAAGCGGCTGGCGGGAACGACGAATGACGAGTGA